A single genomic interval of Centropristis striata isolate RG_2023a ecotype Rhode Island chromosome 8, C.striata_1.0, whole genome shotgun sequence harbors:
- the pou3f1 gene encoding POU domain, class 3, transcription factor 1, which produces MATTAQYIPRNNSLPSNPLMHPDSDRMHQGTTYREVQKMMHHEYLQGLAATNTGHPMSLTHHQWLPTSNTDWSSGTHIGQQEHKASVQATREDLSSGFHHRSHLVHQQTQSSHHGSWAPATTHHLSPLSPASNGHQSLVYSQPGYTNLNAMLSPQPGALHHGMRDPLHDDSGSHDNQMESPQQAFSHHQDHSDEDAPSSDDLEQFAKQFKQRRIKLGFTQADVGLALGTLYGNVFSQTTICRFEALQLSFKNMCKLKPLLNKWLEETDSNTGSPTNLDKIAAQGRKRKKRTSIEVGVKGALENHFLKCPKPSAHEISSLAGTLQLEKEVVRVWFCNRRQKEKRMTPVGVPHPNMEDVYSQAETPPLHRTLQSPVQ; this is translated from the coding sequence ATGGCGACAACAGCTCAGTATATTCCGAGGAATAACTCCTTACCGTCTAACCCGCTCATGCATCCGGATTCGGATAGGATGCATCAGGGGACGACCTACAGAGAGGTGCAGAAAATGATGCACCACGAGTACTTGCAAGGGCTCGCGGCGACCAACACGGGACACCCGATGAGCCTGACGCACCACCAGTGGCTGCCCACCTCCAACACCGACTGGTCCAGCGGCACCCACATCGGACAGCAGGAGCACAAAGCCAGCGTGCAGGCGACCCGGGAGGACCTGAGCAGCGGCTTCCATCACAGATCTCACCTGGTGCACCAGCAGACGCAGAGTAGCCACCATGGTTCGTGGGCGCCCGCCACGACGCACCACCTCTCCCCGCTGTCCCCTGCATCCAACGGCCACCAGTCGCTGGTCTACTCCCAGCCTGGATACACAAACCTTAACGCGATGCTGAGCCCCCAGCCCGGCGCCCTGCACCACGGCATGCGGGACCCGCTCCACGACGACTCGGGCAGCCACGACAACCAGATGGAGTCGCCCCAGCAGGCGTTCAGCCACCACCAGGACCACTCGGACGAGGACGCGCCCAGCTCCGACGACCTGGAGCAGTTCGCCAAGCAGTTCAAGCAGCGGCGGATCAAACTGGGCTTTACGCAGGCGGACGTGGGCTTGGCCTTAGGCACCCTGTATGGAAACGTCTTTTCTCAGACCACAATCTGCAGGTTTGAGGCGCTGCAGCTCAGCTTCAAGAACATGTGCAAACTTAAGCCGCTCCTAAACAAGTGGCTGGAGGAGACAGACTCCAACACGGGCAGTCCCACCAATTTGGACAAGATTGCTGCGCAGGGCAGGAAACGAAAGAAGAGGACCTCCATTGAAGTGGGGGTGAAAGGGGCGCTGGAAAATCATTTCTTAAAATGCCCAAAGCCGTCTGCTCATGAAATCAGCAGTTTAGCCGGCACTCTGCAGTTGGAAAAAGAGGTTGTCCGTGTTTGGTTTTGCAacagaagacaaaaagagaaaagaatgaCACCAGTTGGGGTCCCTCACCCGAATATGGAGGACGTATATTCCCAAGCAGAGACCCCTCCTCTACACCGCACACTACAGAGTCCTGTACAGTGA